The Psychrosphaera ytuae genome includes a region encoding these proteins:
- a CDS encoding GFA family protein: MANKHRGSCLCGSVKYELLGEFQSFFLCHCTRCQKSTGSAHGANLFAKAGTLTWLNGESDVRTYKHPNSFHAKSFCSKCGSAIPTFAESINSVMVPAGSLDSPVPIPPTAKIFVGSSAQWSMKLCDVPSYERLPEQAKS, translated from the coding sequence ATGGCGAATAAACATCGAGGTTCATGCCTTTGTGGTAGTGTGAAGTATGAGCTTTTAGGTGAGTTCCAGTCTTTCTTTTTATGCCATTGTACTCGTTGCCAAAAGAGTACAGGCTCGGCTCATGGTGCAAATTTGTTTGCTAAAGCTGGCACCTTAACTTGGTTAAACGGTGAAAGTGATGTCAGAACGTATAAGCATCCAAATTCATTTCATGCAAAAAGTTTTTGTTCAAAATGCGGGTCTGCAATCCCAACGTTTGCAGAAAGTATTAACAGCGTAATGGTTCCGGCTGGTAGCCTCGATAGTCCAGTTCCAATTCCGCCTACTGCAAAAATCTTTGTTGGTAGTAGTGCTCAATGGTCTATGAAATTGTGTGATGTACCTAGTTACGAAAGGCTTCCAGAACAAGCTAAGAGCTAA
- a CDS encoding type II toxin-antitoxin system RelE/ParE family toxin, producing MIYWEEQSLIDREKVFEFLYEFNPLAAEATDDTIEKNVEGLLLQPEMGVEREGIEGRLLIIPEISMIVSYYSDGKNIRVMRVLHMKQKFPG from the coding sequence GTGATTTATTGGGAAGAGCAATCGCTGATTGACCGAGAAAAAGTATTTGAATTTTTGTACGAGTTTAACCCATTAGCCGCAGAAGCAACCGATGATACTATTGAAAAAAATGTGGAAGGCCTGTTGCTGCAACCTGAAATGGGAGTCGAGCGAGAAGGCATAGAGGGGCGCTTGTTAATAATTCCTGAAATATCAATGATCGTTTCATATTACTCCGACGGAAAAAATATAAGAGTAATGAGAGTGCTTCACATGAAGCAAAAATTTCCAGGTTGA
- a CDS encoding type II toxin-antitoxin system RelB/DinJ family antitoxin produces MDTRIQFRIDEEVKRLAQQMAESQGRTISDACRELTEQLAEQQRQKLSHDTWLSEQVNLAFEKLETGNTKFVTHEAAKESMAERKAKIRLRD; encoded by the coding sequence ATGGATACTCGAATTCAATTCAGAATCGATGAAGAAGTCAAAAGGCTAGCGCAACAAATGGCAGAGAGCCAGGGGCGAACTATTAGTGACGCTTGTCGAGAGCTTACAGAGCAATTGGCTGAGCAGCAACGTCAAAAGTTATCTCATGACACTTGGCTGTCGGAGCAGGTTAATTTAGCGTTTGAAAAGCTAGAAACAGGGAACACCAAGTTTGTTACTCATGAAGCTGCTAAGGAGTCTATGGCAGAACGGAAAGCAAAAATTAGACTTCGGGATTAA
- a CDS encoding CPBP family intramembrane glutamic endopeptidase translates to MQSINNQTVKIISSIILVQGGILLFWYFTSDNFFASFGFSTLANVNFLAWVTAALVVALYAWGAASISTVREHMFKLNGLKYLALLGAIVSGIFEELVFRKLLMDYLQEQGHGNFIQVIVSGLAFGLAHLVWGGKALSAAINATFYTFFLGAGLALVYIISDRNLAICIVAHTLVTGLIEPGLIKSALLDKLGYFKERT, encoded by the coding sequence ATGCAATCTATTAATAATCAAACTGTAAAAATAATCTCATCGATAATCTTGGTCCAAGGAGGTATTTTACTTTTTTGGTATTTTACATCTGACAATTTTTTTGCCTCGTTTGGCTTCTCTACATTAGCAAATGTGAATTTTTTGGCATGGGTGACCGCTGCTTTGGTAGTCGCTCTATATGCATGGGGGGCAGCAAGTATATCTACAGTGCGCGAGCACATGTTTAAGCTTAATGGATTAAAATACTTGGCTCTACTAGGAGCAATTGTGTCTGGAATCTTTGAAGAATTAGTATTTCGTAAACTATTAATGGATTATCTTCAAGAACAAGGACATGGTAATTTCATACAAGTTATAGTTTCAGGTTTAGCATTTGGACTTGCTCATTTAGTCTGGGGTGGTAAGGCTTTATCAGCAGCTATTAATGCAACTTTTTACACTTTTTTCTTGGGCGCTGGACTTGCTCTTGTCTACATAATCAGTGATAGAAACTTAGCTATTTGCATTGTTGCTCACACATTAGTAACTGGTTTAATAGAACCTGGGCTAATAAAGTCAGCGTTATTAGACAAGCTGGGATATTTTAAAGAACGTACATAA